The DNA region CCGATGACTTCCTGAGCGCGACTCAGGTTGAGCCAGGGGGCGTTGCGGGCCTCCACGAGCGGCCCGCAACGCCCCCTTTCCATGTGCCCGGACCGGTCCGGGGTGCGTTGTCGGTGGCGCCTGTTTCAATGGGTTCCGGTGCGGGTGACGGCGTGGTGACAGGTGAGGTGGGGGTGACGGGCATGGTGTCGACGGATCGGTTCCTGGCCTTCGCGGCGATGTCGCTGCTGGTGGTCATGATCCCGGGGCCGAGCGTGCTGTTCGTGATCGGCAGGGCGCTCGCCCACGGCCGGCGCACGGCGGTGGCGACGGCGCTCGGGAATGTCCTCGGCTCGTATCTGCTGGTCGTGGCGGTCGCCGTGGGCATCGGCTCGATGGTGGAGCGGTCGGTCACCGTCTACATGGCGGTGAAGCTGGCGGGGGCCGCCTATCTGGTCTTCCTCGGCGTCCAGGCGTTCCGGCACCGCAAGGAGATGCGGGCGTCGGACATCACGGAGCGCGCCGACGCACCCGCCCGCGGCGATCTGCGGACGGTCCTGGACGGCGCCCTCGTCGGTGTCACCAACCCGAAGGGCATCGTCTTCTTCGCCGCTGTGCTCCCGCAGTTCGTCGACCATTCGGCCGGTCAAGTGCCCTTGCAGATGCTGGTGTTGGGCCTGATCCCGATAACCATCGGCCTGGTCACGGACACCTTGTGGGGCCTGACCGCGGCCACGGCCCGCAACTGGTTCGCCCGCTCGGACCGCCGGCTGTCGATGATCGGCGGCGCGGGCGGCCTCACGATGGTCGGCCTCGGGGTGACGGTCGCGACCACGGGCCGCGCGGACTGACCCCCGAGCGCTCCCTCCCACCCCGGCCGCGCTCTCTCCCGCACCGGTCGCACCCCGTCCGTATCCGCACCGGTCGCGTTACAGCCCGTCTCCGCACCGGTCGCGTCCCGTCTCCGCGGTCAGCCCCGTACGACGGTCCCGAACCGGATGTCGTACGAGGACGCCGTGCTCAGCACCGACAGCATCCGCGTCGCTTCCTCGGCCACCTCGTCCCGCTGCCGCCGGCTGAGTGTGCCGAAGGGCTCGA from Streptomyces sp. NBC_00258 includes:
- a CDS encoding LysE family translocator — encoded protein: MVSTDRFLAFAAMSLLVVMIPGPSVLFVIGRALAHGRRTAVATALGNVLGSYLLVVAVAVGIGSMVERSVTVYMAVKLAGAAYLVFLGVQAFRHRKEMRASDITERADAPARGDLRTVLDGALVGVTNPKGIVFFAAVLPQFVDHSAGQVPLQMLVLGLIPITIGLVTDTLWGLTAATARNWFARSDRRLSMIGGAGGLTMVGLGVTVATTGRAD